The proteins below come from a single Papaver somniferum cultivar HN1 chromosome 11, ASM357369v1, whole genome shotgun sequence genomic window:
- the LOC113320168 gene encoding U-box domain-containing protein 11-like, whose amino-acid sequence MMEVKTRTVRSLVNKLSSVSEKSQIESICELRLMSKHDPESRSLIAESGALPILTETLFSSSEIAQENAVATLLNISISNRDILMSTRGLLDALSHLLRLPSATASSIQTASATLYSLLVVDQYRPIIGAKRDIVFALIDIIKNPNSPPRSIKDALKALFGISLYPLNRSTMIDLGVIPALFALIVKDGRIGIVEDATAVIAQVAGCYESGDEFKRVSGIGVLMDLLDFSTGCSSRTRENSISALLNLIQSCDEVMTLEIKKVCSSAALDGVTDIVENGSSKAKSKASSLLTILDKGGYQDLYEIQE is encoded by the coding sequence ATGATGGAAGTGAAAACTCGAACAGTTCGATCACTTGTCAACAAATTAAGTTCCGTTTCAgaaaaatcccagatcgaatcaATCTGTGAACTTCGATTAATGTCTAAACACGATCCAGAAAGTCGTTCATTAATAGCAGAATCAGGTGCTTTACCAATCCTAACAGAAACCTTATTTTCATCATCAGAAATTGCACAGGAAAATGCAGTTGCAACTCTTTTAAACATCTCAATTTCAAATAGAGATATTCTAATGTCTACGCGAGGTCTTCTGGATGCTCTTtctcatcttcttcgtcttccttcTGCTACTGCATCATCTATTCAAACAGCATCTGCAACTCTTTATAGTCTTTTAGTTGTTGATCAATACCGTCCGATTATCGGTGCTAAACGTGATATTGTTTTTGCTCTAATTGATATTATTAAGAATCCTAATTCTCCTCCTAGATCAATCAAAGATGCGTTAAAAGCTTTGTTCGGGATCTCTCTTTACCCATTGAATCGTTCTACTATGATTGATCTTGGTGTCATACCTGCTCTGTTTGCGTTGATTGTCAAAGATGGTAGAATTGGTATTGTTGAAGACGCGACAGCTGTGATTGCTCAAGTTGCTGGTTGCTATGAAAGTGGTGATGAATTCAAAAGGGTATCTGGAATTGGGGTTTTAATGGATTTATTAGATTTCTCCACCGGTTGTAGTTCTAGAACTAGAGAGAATTCTATATCTGCTTTACTGAATTTGATTCAAAGTTGTGATGAggttatgactcttgagattaaaAAAGTTTGTTCTTCAGCTGCTTTAGATGGAGTTACTGATattgttgaaaatggaagttcgaAAGCTAAAAGTAAAGCTTCTTCATTGTTAACGATTTTGGATAAAGGAGGATATCAAGATCTATATGAGATACAGGAATGA